The following proteins are encoded in a genomic region of Arachis stenosperma cultivar V10309 chromosome 4, arast.V10309.gnm1.PFL2, whole genome shotgun sequence:
- the LOC130974444 gene encoding uncharacterized protein LOC130974444 translates to MDCANIIAWNVRGARNKLARVHLKQLVKNFHPYVFIILETHCAFQKVAVFWNRLGYTPIHIEEAQGHSGGIWVLSAWPGVSCNVVAASSQVVCVEFSNGGFSWVCAAIYASPVPSIREEAWRVLTDFSRNYSGPLLAIGDFNEILLSSEVKGGNFVSRRAERFGALLDECGLIDLGAHGSLYTWFRHMQGNRFISKRLDRAVATDAWCFRFPESYVENLARMHSDHCPIMVRCQGNDRRVGVKPFRFQVAWSYHPSFSSVVRGAWDKGRPNPIRCLSQVRDDALAFNRDVFGNIF, encoded by the coding sequence ATGGATTGTGCAAATATTATAGCTTGGAATGTGAGAGGAGCTAGAAATAAGCTGGCTCGGGTGCATCTGAAACAATTGGTAAAGAATTTTCATCCGTACGTTTTTATCATTTTAGAGACTCATTGTGCTTTCCAAAAGGTGGCTGTCTTTTGGAACAGATTAGGTTATACTCCTATTCATATTGAAGAAGCTCAGGGGCATAGTGGAGGTATTTGGGTGCTCTCTGCATGGCCCGGAGTATCTTGCAATGTCGTGGCAGCGAGTTCGCAAGTGGTGTGTGTTGAGTTTTCGAATGGCGGTTTCTCTTGGGTTTGTGCAGCAATTTATGCAAGTCCCGTTCCTAGCATAAGGGAAGAAGCTTGGAGGGTTTTGACAGATTTTTCCAGAAATTATTCAGGTCCTTTATTAGCTATTGGGGATTTTAATGAGATCCTTCTTTCATCTGAGGTTAAAGGTGGGAACTTTGTCTCTCGAAGGGCAGAGCGGTTTGGAGCTCTCCTAGATGAGTGTGGTTTGATTGATTTGGGAGCTCATGGATCCTTGTACACTTGGTTCAGACATATGCAGGGTAATCGGTTCATCTCGAAGAGGTTGGATAGGGCTGTGGCTACTGATGCTTGGTGTTTTCGTTTTCCGGAAAGCTATGTGGAGAATTTGGCGAGGATGCATTCTGACCACTGTCCCATTATGGTGCGATGTCAAGGTAATGATAGAAGAGTCGGGGTAAAACCTTTTCGTTTTCAAGTAGCTTGGTCTTATCACCCAAGTTTTTCGTCGGTGGTCAGGGGTGCTTGGGACAAGGGTAGACCCAATCCTATTCGTTGCCTTTCTCAGGTCAGAGATGATGCTTTGGCCTTTAACCGAGATGTCTTTgggaatattttttaa